One window of Amaranthus tricolor cultivar Red isolate AtriRed21 chromosome 11, ASM2621246v1, whole genome shotgun sequence genomic DNA carries:
- the LOC130827223 gene encoding glucan endo-1,3-beta-glucosidase-like translates to MVPFIAFLFIASFLLLNLPPLDAQVGVCYGRRGNNLPGPRQVVELYKQYNIKSMRLYDPDQATLQAVQGTNIKLMLGVSNEDIEPIGCYPSIADTWVRTNVVPYASSIKYIAVGNEIEPSDPQAPHMVQAMQNIVNALNSHNLGNQIIVSTAINMDLVQNTYPPSHAEFKDLSYITPIIKFLLDYDWPLFVNIEPYATYMNDPKNIPLDFALFTSCGYKFIDDKTKLGYQNLFDAQYDAVWFAAWKVGLSIENQQNGRQLRPQISKSRMNGQRQVRQPFTGETGWSKGFSHGMSRSTTHNNNVDGQRNACGYPKHGELGTMENAEIFYKNMINHVKKGTPLSQGYELEVFLFAMFDENLKTGDESEKHYGLFTPDGRSKYGILNFCVDQ, encoded by the exons ATGGTGCCTTTCATCGCCTTCTTGTTCATTGCTTCATTTTTATTGCTTAACTTACCCCCTCTAG ACGCACAAGTTGGCGTGTGTTATGGAAGAAGAGGAAACAACCTACCAGGCCCAAGACAAGTGGTAGAGCTATacaaacaatataatataaagtCAATGAGGCTATATGATCCGGATCAAGCTACGCTCCAAGCGGTACAAGGTACCAATATCAAGCTCATGTTGGGTGTCTCAAACGAGGATATTGAACCCATAGGGTGCTATCCATCCATCGCTGATACGTGGGTCCGAACCAACGTAGTCCCTTATGCCTCATCAATCAAATACATCGCGGTTGGGAACGAAATCGAACCGTCCGACCCACAAGCCCCACATATGGTACAAGCCATGCAAAATATAGTTAATGCACTAAATTCACATAATTTAGGCAACCAAATAATAGTGTCAACCGCCATTAATATGGACTTGGTCCAAAATACTTATCCACCATCTCATGCCGAGTTTAAAGATCTATCATACATAACCCCAATAATAAAGTttttattagattatgattGGCCTTTGTTTGTTAATATTGAACCCTACGCTACTTATATGAATGACCCCAAAAATATTCCACTAGACTTTGCGTTATTCACATCTTGTGGATATAAGTTTATTGATGATAAAACTAAATTGGGGTATCAAAATTTATTCGATGCACAATATGATGCGGTTTGGTTCGCTGCTTGGAAAGTTGGTCTATCGATCGAAAATCAACAAAATGGACGACAATTGAGGCCACAAATTTCGAAATCGCGCATGAATGGACAACGACAAGTGAGGCAACCTTTTACAGGGGAAACTGGATGGTCAAAAGGTTTTAGCCATGGGATGAGTAGGAGTACGACTCATAATAATAATGTGGATGGTCAAAGAAATGCATGTGGTTATCCTAAGCATGGTGAATTAGGGACAATGGAAAATGCAgagatattttataaaaatatgataaatcaTGTTAAGAAGGGGACTCCATTGTCGCAAGGTTATGAGTTGGAGGTGTTCTTGTTTGCGATGTTTGATGAGAATCTGAAAACAGGGGATGAAAGTGAGAAACATTATGGATTGTTTACTCCTGATGGACGCTCTAAGTATGGCATACTCAACTTCTGTGTTGATCAGTAA